One part of the Rutidosis leptorrhynchoides isolate AG116_Rl617_1_P2 chromosome 1, CSIRO_AGI_Rlap_v1, whole genome shotgun sequence genome encodes these proteins:
- the LOC139885897 gene encoding probable BOI-related E3 ubiquitin-protein ligase 3, with protein sequence MEKVRLEMEVTRRRNTIRLIAAVEEEMKKKLRSKEEEINKMGRLNYALEEKVKSLNVENQLWQQMAETNEATANVLRQNLQQVLSQNQQQFENDDVESCCGSNYNKEKDQEEFLAIKGEGINNNGRRLCRNCGESVSSVLLLPCRHLCICSVCQSFINFCPVCKSAKNASLHVNIS encoded by the coding sequence ATGGAAAAAGTGAGATTAGAGATGGAAGTAACACGAAGGAGAAACACAATAAGATTAATAGCCGCAGTGGAAGAAGAGATGAAGAAAAAATTGAGAtcaaaagaagaagaaataaacaAAATGGGAAGATTAAATTACGCGTTAGAAGAAAAAGTAAAATCTTTAAACGTAGAGAATCAATTGTGGCAGCAAATGGCGGAAACAAACGAAGCAACAGCAAACGTTTTACGACAAAATCTGCAACAAGTTTTATCACAAAATCAACAACAGTTTGAAAACGACGACGTTGAATCGTGTTGTGGTAGTAATTACAATAAGGAAAAGGATCAAGAAGAGTTTTTAGCGATTAAAGGAGAGGGAATCAATAATAATGGGAGAAGATTGTGCAGAAATTGTGGGGAAAGTGTGTCAAGTGTATTACTGTTACCTTGCAGGCATCTGTGTATCTGTAGTGTTTGTCAATCCTTCATCAATTTCTGTCCTGTCTGTAAATCTGCTAAAAATGCCAGTCTACATGTTAATATCAGTTAA